GAACACCAGACCGTGATGGTGCGCGGGCCATCCTCGCCCATGACCTGAGACAGCGGGAACCGGCCGACCAGGCGGTTATGTTCCTGAAAGACGCGGTAGTTTCCCGTATCGCGCAAATCCTGCAAGGCATCCTCGAAATGAGACGAGTAGTCAGGTGCGTTCAGCATCATGTGAAAATCTTCCATGTCCGTGGCTCTAGTTGTCTGACTGAGTTGTGGTTTCAAGCTGCGCCAGAAGCGCATCGACCGCACCCGCCGCCCGCGGGTTGGCCGACAGTTTCGGCCGCAAGGTCATCAGGGTTTCGCGGGCCGCTTCGTGCCGCCCCTGCCGCGCTTGGATCAGGCCGCGATACCAATGCGCCTCCAGCAGGTCGGGTTCCTGTTGCAGCACCGTTTCAACGGTCCGGACCAGATCTTCGCTGGGGTCGAATTCCGGGTCCTGCAAACGCCCGCGCAGCAACATCATCTTGAACTGCACATTGCCCGGGAACCTTTCCGCGGCGATCTGCAAGACCTCGATGGCATCTTCGCCGCGTTCCAGCACGCGGTAACTGCGCAGCAGCATCTGAATGTCGTCTTCGGTGGGATTGCCGTCATAGACACGCTCTTCCAGCCGCCCCACCATTTCGGCGATATTGGGCGCGCCGTCCGGGCCCAGTGACGCCATGACGGGGTCGCGAACCTCATCGCTGGCAGCGGCCAGCGGAATGGCGCCTGTCGCATGGGGGGAAACGGTCATGTCCAGATCATTGACATTCGCCGCAAAGTGAACGCCCAGGGCCGCCACGACCACCGCCGCCGCAGACAGAAACGAAATGCCGTCGCCGGTTGAACGAGATTGCGGGCTGCCCGGGCGCTGCACCAGAGGCCGCATTTTCCGCAGCCGATCAACGAACCGGTTGGCCTCGGCGGTCAGCCGGCTGGACGTATCGCCATACAGCACCACCCCTATCCGCCCTTCGGCCAGCGCGATGTCATTGTCCTGCATCTGCTCGATCAACCGGGCGCGCTCAGCCTCCCATTGCTTGGAGGGATCGGTGTCCTCAAGACCGGCGCCAAGATCGCGGTCACTCCCCGGGCGCAGCAGCGGCAACAGAATGCCGGCAAAGACGGTCGTCACAAGGATCAGTGTGAAGATATCAGCCATCAAAGCTCCATCCCCTTCAGCCCCGATGCGTCCAGCGGAGACATCAGCACGCTGTCCTTCAGCTCGCGTGCGGCTCGCCGCTTGTGCCGGGCCAGGATCAGCATGAACACTCCAAGCCCCAACAGGACCAGACCCGCCGGAACCAGCCAGACAATGCGCCCAGGACCCGTCATCGGCGGCGACAACAGCACGTAATCCCCGTATCTCGTCCGGAAGAATTCAAAGATTTCGGCGTCGCTCATGCCCTCGGCGATCCGTTCCCGCAGGATCACCAGCATCTCGCGCGCGGTCGAGGAATGACTGTCCAGAATGTTCTCGCTCTGACAGACCGGGCAGCGCAGCAAGACCGCCAGGTCACGCACACGCGGCTCGGTCGGGTCTTCGCTTACCGACGCGGCCCCGGCGGGGAACGACATCACGATCAGCGCCAGGATCAGCATCAGGCGTTTCATGGATCAACTCCGATCAGGGGCAGATACTTCGCCAGCACCTTGTCCGTGACCGGCCCGGCATGACGGGCCTGCACGACGCCGTCCGCATCAATGAAAAACGTCTCGGGCATGCCGTAGACGCCGAAATCGATCCCCAACCGCCCGCGTTCGTCATATCCGGACGGATAGCCGAAATGACCCTCGCGGTTCAGGAACCCGGCGGCGCGGGCCGGGTCGTCGCGATAGTTGATGCCCAGGATCGAAAACTCATCACTCAGTTGCGACCGCACGCCCAGTTCGACCAGTTTCGGATGTTCGACCCGGCAGGTGGTGCACCAGCTGGCCCAAAAATTAAGCAGCATCGGCTTGCCCGCATGTTCCGCTGAATTCAGCATGCCGGCCCGCTGAAGATAGGGGATTTCAAAGGCGGGCATGGATTTTCCAACCAGCGCCGAGGGGATACGGTTCGGGTCCCGCGTCAGGCCTATGCCCAGCAGCAAAGGCAGGCCCACCAGCGCGGCCAACAGCGGCAACTTCCACTCCAAACCGCCTTTTTTGCGCGGCATATCGACTTCGATCGTCATTCTGCGGGCACTCCTTCGATCGGTTCGGGCGTGCGGCTCCGCGCCGCCCGGCGCGACGGTTTTGACAAGGACAGCAACGCGCCCAGCAGCAGAACCAGCCATCCCAGCCAGATCCAGTTGACCAGCGGGTTCCAGAAGATGCGGACGACAACCGTTCCCTGCCCATCCTCATCGCCCATGACCATGTAGAGATCCCCGGCCAGCGATGACCGGATGGCAATCTCGGTCGTTGCCATTTCGCGGACCGGATAGAATCGCTTTTCGGGCGCCATCTCGAACAGCAACTCCCCGTCGCGGCTGATACTGAACCGTGCGACCCGCGCGTTGTAATTGGCGCTGCCGGTATCCTGAAGCTCGCGCAGCGTCAGCGTGTAGCCGCCCGCCTCTGCCCTGTCGCCGATGCGCATGGCCACGGTCTGGGTGGTCTGGAACAGGCCCGATGCAATCATGCCAGCCCCGATCATGACGACCCCGAAATGAATGATCAGCGCGCCGATACGCTGTCGGGAATGTGTCAGCACGTCGCCCGTGGCGCGCAGCACCCCCTGCTCCATCACCCGGCGCCGAGCGGCAATCGCACTGGCAATATCCGCCAGTGATGCAAAGCCCGCGAAACCTACCGCAAAGATCGCGGCAAGAGTGATGATCCCGGCCTCGCTGACCAGCACCGCGGCAACAGCCGTCAGCCCGGCAAAAGCCAGCGGCAGGCGAAACCGGCCCACGAAGCGTTTCGCACTCATCTGCCGCCAGGGCACCGATGGCCCCAGCCCCAGCAGAAAGACCAGCGCCACCATGATGGGGACGATGACCTTGTTATAGTAGGGCGCGCCGATGCTGATCTTGGCGTCCGAGAAGACCTCGACCACCAGCGGGAAAAGCGTACCGGCCATGACCGTGGCCGTCACCACCAGCAGCAGCACCGTGTTGCCAAGGATCGCAGCCTCGCGCGACAGAAGTGACGAGATGCCGCCGTCATCCTGCAGCCGGTCCGCCCGCAGAATGATCAGCCCGTAACCGACCACCATCGCGACAGTCATGAAGCCCAGCATATAGGCTCCGCGCCCGGGATCGACGGCAAAGGCATGGACCGATGTCAGCACGCCCGAACGCACCAGGAATGTTCCCAGCAGGGTCAGCAGGAAGGTGGTGACCACCAGAAACACGTTCCAGGCCCGGAACATCCCGCGCTTGTCCTGCACCATCATCGAATGCAGCAACGCGGTGCCGGTGAGCCAGGGCATCAACGAGGCGTTCTCGACCGGGTCCCAGGCCCAGTACCCGCCCCAGCCCAGCTCGTAATAGGCCCAGTAACCGCCGCAAATGATGCCCGAGGTCAGCGCCGTCCACGCAAACAGCACCCAGCGGCGCACCACGGTGACCCATTCCACCCCGGTCTGACCCCGGATCAGCGAAGCGATGGCAAAGGCAAAGGGCACGGCAAAGCCGACATAGCCGAGATAGAGAACCGGCGGATGAAAGGCGAGGCCCGGATCCTGCAGAAGAGGGTTCAGATCACGCCCGTTTCCGGGCATCGGCGTGAGCGTCAGGAACGGGTTTGACAGGAAAACGACAAAGGCCAGGAACCCCAGCTGAATCGCCGCCAGCGTGGCGATCACCCAGGGCATGGATTTCGGGTAGTCCCGCCAGTGCAGCCAGACTGCGGCGGCCGAAAACAGCGTCAGATACCACAGCCACAGAAGCAGGCTGCCCTCATGCGCGCCCCACATTGCCGTCACCTTGTAGAGCATCGGCAGATCCCGGTTGCTGTTCTGCGCCACATAGGCGACCGAGAAATCCGAGGTCACGAACGCCTGGATCAGAACGGCGCAGCCAATCGTCGCAAGCACGAAGTTTGCGAAGATTGCGTTTCGGGCCGATACCAGCCGTGACGCTGCCCCCGACCGGGCCGCCAGCACAGCCTGAAAGCAGCCAAATACGCTCAGGATCAGGGCAAGGCTGACCGCGAACTGACCAAGCTCTATCGACGTTTCGATCATGGGCCACTATCCTGATTGTTGTTCCGCGGCGTGCGCCAGAACGTCGACCGCTTTCCTGATGTTCCGGTCGGACACCGCCGCATAGCCCAGCACCAGAAGGTCGTCGAAATCCGTGTTCGACGGCGACAGCCAGGCCCCGCAATCCCGGGCGCGGTAGATGGCGATCCGGTGTTCCGCCGCCGCTTTCTGCAGCGTTTCGGCACAGATCCCTTTCGGAAGCCGCGCCGAGATGTGCATGCCGCCCCGCATTCCGTGAATTGAAGTTCCGGGGATGCGCGTTGTCAGCTCCCGGGCCAGCAGATCGCGCCGCGCCATATAGGTCGACCGGATACGGCGCAGGTGGCGGCGAAAGCTGCCGCCGGTGATGAAATCCGCCATGGCCGCCTGCTCCAGCCAGGGC
This Ruegeria pomeroyi DSS-3 DNA region includes the following protein-coding sequences:
- a CDS encoding tetratricopeptide repeat protein, with product MADIFTLILVTTVFAGILLPLLRPGSDRDLGAGLEDTDPSKQWEAERARLIEQMQDNDIALAEGRIGVVLYGDTSSRLTAEANRFVDRLRKMRPLVQRPGSPQSRSTGDGISFLSAAAVVVAALGVHFAANVNDLDMTVSPHATGAIPLAAASDEVRDPVMASLGPDGAPNIAEMVGRLEERVYDGNPTEDDIQMLLRSYRVLERGEDAIEVLQIAAERFPGNVQFKMMLLRGRLQDPEFDPSEDLVRTVETVLQQEPDLLEAHWYRGLIQARQGRHEAARETLMTLRPKLSANPRAAGAVDALLAQLETTTQSDN
- a CDS encoding cytochrome c-type biogenesis protein is translated as MKRLMLILALIVMSFPAGAASVSEDPTEPRVRDLAVLLRCPVCQSENILDSHSSTAREMLVILRERIAEGMSDAEIFEFFRTRYGDYVLLSPPMTGPGRIVWLVPAGLVLLGLGVFMLILARHKRRAARELKDSVLMSPLDASGLKGMEL
- a CDS encoding DsbE family thiol:disulfide interchange protein — translated: MTIEVDMPRKKGGLEWKLPLLAALVGLPLLLGIGLTRDPNRIPSALVGKSMPAFEIPYLQRAGMLNSAEHAGKPMLLNFWASWCTTCRVEHPKLVELGVRSQLSDEFSILGINYRDDPARAAGFLNREGHFGYPSGYDERGRLGIDFGVYGMPETFFIDADGVVQARHAGPVTDKVLAKYLPLIGVDP
- a CDS encoding heme lyase CcmF/NrfE family subunit, giving the protein MIETSIELGQFAVSLALILSVFGCFQAVLAARSGAASRLVSARNAIFANFVLATIGCAVLIQAFVTSDFSVAYVAQNSNRDLPMLYKVTAMWGAHEGSLLLWLWYLTLFSAAAVWLHWRDYPKSMPWVIATLAAIQLGFLAFVVFLSNPFLTLTPMPGNGRDLNPLLQDPGLAFHPPVLYLGYVGFAVPFAFAIASLIRGQTGVEWVTVVRRWVLFAWTALTSGIICGGYWAYYELGWGGYWAWDPVENASLMPWLTGTALLHSMMVQDKRGMFRAWNVFLVVTTFLLTLLGTFLVRSGVLTSVHAFAVDPGRGAYMLGFMTVAMVVGYGLIILRADRLQDDGGISSLLSREAAILGNTVLLLVVTATVMAGTLFPLVVEVFSDAKISIGAPYYNKVIVPIMVALVFLLGLGPSVPWRQMSAKRFVGRFRLPLAFAGLTAVAAVLVSEAGIITLAAIFAVGFAGFASLADIASAIAARRRVMEQGVLRATGDVLTHSRQRIGALIIHFGVVMIGAGMIASGLFQTTQTVAMRIGDRAEAGGYTLTLRELQDTGSANYNARVARFSISRDGELLFEMAPEKRFYPVREMATTEIAIRSSLAGDLYMVMGDEDGQGTVVVRIFWNPLVNWIWLGWLVLLLGALLSLSKPSRRAARSRTPEPIEGVPAE